AGATCGCCGATCCCACGTGGCGGATGTACTCGTTGAGGAGGTCCGAGCCCGCCAGGCGTGTCTGCACCGGGATGAAGGCCCGCTCGGGGTCGCGCTGGAAGCAGATGAAGAACAGCCCGGCGTCGAGCCTGCCGAGGTCGTCGTTGCCGTCCACGAAGTTGTAGCCGCGGCGCAGCATGCGGGCACCGCCGTTCGTGTCCGGATGAGCCAGTCGCATGTGCGAGTGTTCGGCGATGATCGGTTGTCCGCCGCTGCCGGGCATGGCGAAGTCCGGGGCCGTGAACTCGTCACCGCCGGAGAGCGGCGCCCCCTGGCCCTTGGTCCTGCCGATCGACCGTTCCTGCTCCGACAGGCGCGTGCGGTCCCAGGGTTCGATGTTCATGCGGATCTTGCGCGAGACGAGGTAGGAGCCGCCCGCCATCCAGGCCTGGTCGTCCCCCTCGCCCACCCAGACGTGCCCGTCGACGCCCTCGGGGTCCTCGGCCTTCAGATTGGCCGTGCCGTCCTTGAAGCCGAACAGGTTGCGCGGCGTCACCTGGGCGGTGCTGGTGCTGGAGGTCCGGCCGAAGCCGAGCTGCGAGTAGCGCAGCGAAGCGCGTCCGAAGGCGATGCGGGACAGGTTGCGGATGGCGTGGACGGCCACCTGGGGATCGTCGGCACAGGCCTGGATGCACAGGTCCCCGCCGCTGATGCGCTCGTCGAGCATGTCGCCGGAGAACTTCGGCAGGTCCACGAGGGCGCGGGGACGCCGCGCGGCCAGGCCGAACCGGTCGTCGCCGTCGGCGGTGGTGAACAGCGTGGGGCCGAACCCGAACGTGATGGTCAGGCCGGTGGGGCCGAGGTCCATCGCCTCTCCGGTGTCCTCCGGCGGGGCCTCGTAGGGTCCCGCGTCGGGCGCGAACTCGCCGGCACTCGAGCCCTGGCTCATGCGCGCGGCGGCGGTCGTCCAGTCCTGCAGCAGACCGATCAGCTCGGTGCGGGAGATGTCGTCGACATCGAACACCGCGAAGTGCAGGCGGTCCTGTGCAGGAGTGGTGATGCCCGCCTGGTGCTCGCCGTGGAACGGGTAGGTCAGCGCGGCGGGGTCGGGGGCGACCGCCGTCGCCTCCGGCGCGGCGCGTCCCGCCGCCACACCCGCGCCGACGCCCGCCGCAGCACTGGCCCCGGCGAGGGTCAGTGCCCTGCGGCGTGAGATCCGGAAGGTACGTGCCACGGCCCGGTCAGCCCAGCAGCGCCGCGGTGATCCGCGAGAGGGGTTCGCTCAGCGCGTTGACGCGGTCGGACAAGGCCTTCACGTCCTCCTGGGTCAGGTCGCCGTAGGAGACGTAGGCGATGTCCCGCTGCGCGGCGTCGGCCGCGCTCGTGCGGTGCCTGTCGAGTTCCGCCGAGAGGGCAGCGAAGTCGGCATCGAGCGTCGCGGCGAGCTCGGGGTCCTTCGCCTCGAGGAGGTCCTCCAGGCCGTCGACCAGCACCCGGGCCCCCTCGACGTTGCCCTGGAAATCCCAGAGATCGGTCCCCGACCAGATCTCCTCCTCACCCGTGACCTTGCCGTTGGCAACCTCGTCCAGAAGCGCGATGGCCCCGTTGGCGAGCTGGTCGAGGGGCAGCTCGATGTCCTGGATGCTCGCGTGCAGCGTGGTGGTGTCCTCGACGAGCTGCGCCGCCACGGCGCTCCGCTCGGCGGGTGTCAGGGGCGTGTACGCGGCGTCGGCCGGGGGCCAGAGGTCCTTCTCGATGCGGTGCCAGCCGGTCCACTCCTCGCCCTCGGCGAGGTCGGCCTCCCGGTTGTCCAGCTTCGGGTCGAGATCGCCGAAACTCTCGGCGACCGGCTCCACCCGCTCGAAGTGCATGCGGGTCGTCGGGTACAGGCGGCGTGCCTCGTCGTCGTCCCCCGCGACGTAGGCCGCCGCGAAGTCCTCGGTCCCGGTGAGGAGCTGGTCCACCTGGTCCTTGACGTAGGCCTTGTAGTTGGCGACGGCGGCGTCGATCTGTGCCTGCTCGTCACCGGTCGCCTCGACCTGGGCACCGGAGTCCGCCACCGTGAACTCCGCGCGCCCCACGCCGTCGCCCACCATGCCCGGCTTGCACACGGTGTAGTAGGACCCGGGCTTGGCGTTGACCACGAGGTCACGGCTGATGCCCGGACCGATGTTCTCCACCTCGGAGACGATGCGCAGGCCGTCCTCCGCGAGGAGGTAGAACTCGGTAACCTGGTCCCCGGAGTTGGTGATCGAGAAGGTCAGGGGGCCGCTCTGCGCCGTGGCGGCCGAGACGGCGCACTCGTCGGCGGTGCTGGTGACGCTCAGCGTCCCCGGGGCGCCCTCGGCCGTCTCCGCGGAGGCGTTCGGCGTGCAGGCGGTCAGGAACAGGATGCCGCTGGCCGCTGCGACGGCAGCGGACTTCGACAGGCGAGCGGTGGTCACTGGACTCCTTGGGGGATACGGGGCTGGACGGAGGCGGGAGCGGGCCTGCGGCGCGTGCTCTGCCGGATGAACAGCGTCATGGTGGGGATCGTGTAGGCCAGCCAGGCGATGCCTTCGAGCCAGGTGGTCGCGGGCGAGAAGTTGACAGTGCCCTTCAGCAGCGTGCCGTACCAGCTCGACGGCGGGACGGCCGCGCTGACGTCGAACATCAGGTTGCCCAGGCCCGGCAGGATGCCCGCCTCCTGGAGGTCGTGGATGCCGTAGGACAGCACGCCGGCCGCGACGATGATCAGCATGCCGCCGGTCCAGGTGAAGAACATCGAGAGGTTGATGCGCAGCATCCCCCGGTAGAACATCCACCCGAGGACGACGGCCGAGGTGAGGCCCAGCGCGGCGCCGAGGATCGGCTGCGTGGTCTGGCCCGTGGCCTGCACGGCGGACCAAATGAACAGGGCCGTCTCGAGCCCCTCGCGCCCGACGGCGAGGAACGCGACGACCACGAGGCCCTTGCCCCCGGCCGCGAGGTGGCGATCCACCTGGCCGTGCAGTTCGCCCCGCAGGTTCTTCGCCGTGCGCGCCATCCAGAAGACCATCCAGGTGACCAGCCCCACGGCGATGATGGACAGCGAGCCCCCGATGGCCTCCTGCGCCTCGAACGTGAGCCCGTGCGTCCCGTAGGTGAGCAGTGCACCGAAGCCGAGGGAGAGCGCCGCGGCCAGCGACACCCCGCACCAGATGCCGGGCAGCAGATCCTTGCGGCCGATCTTCACGAGGTATGCGACGAGGATGACCACCACCAGGGCGGCCTCGAGGCCCTCGCGCAGGCCGATCAGGTAGTTGGCGAACATGGAATGGCTTTCTTGCCGGGAAGGGCCCCGTCAGCAGGGCAAGGCAAGCATAACCTAACTAGGCCGGCACCTTCAGGGTCGGGTCTGCAGTCCGAGGGCCGGCACGGGCAGCCCGAATTCACGCTTCAGCGCCAGCCGGGCTGCGTTGAGCCCCGCCATCCCGTGCACGCCGGGGCCGGGAGGCGTCGACTGGGAGCAGAGGTAGACCCCCTTGACCGGCGTCGCCCAGGGCTGGACGGAGGGCACGGGCCGGGCGATGATCTGGCGCAGGTTCACGGCGCCGCTGCTGAAGTCGCCGCCCACGTAGTTGGCGTTGTAGTCCTCCAGCGCGCTCGCCGTCGTCGTGTGGCTGCGCACGACGACGTCGCGGAAGCCGGGCGCGAACCGCTCGATCTGCGCCGTGACGGCCTCGGCCATGTCGCGGGTGGAGCCCCGCGGGACGTGGCAGTAGGTCCAGAGGGTGTGGCTGCCCTCCGGGCCGCGGGTGGGATCGAACGACGACGGCTGGGACAGGAGCACGTACGGGCTGTCCGGATGCCTGCCCTGCCTGACCTGCTTCTCGCCCGCCGCGATCTCCTCGCGCGTCCCGCCGAGGTGCGCGGTCCCCGCCCGACGGAGTTCGGGGTGGGTCCAGGGCACGGGACCGGAGAGGATGAAGTCCACCTTGCAGGCCGCGTTGCCGTAGGTGAACGCGGAGAGGGCGGCCGCGTAGGCGGCCGGGAGCCGTCCCCGGGACATCGCCTGGAAGGTCTTCGGCGCCACGTCGAGGAGCACCGCCCGGGCGTCGGACACCTCGGCCAGGGTCCCGATCCTGCTGTCGGTCACGATCTCGCCGCCGTGCTGCCGCAGGTCCAGGGCGAGGGCGTCGGCGATCGACTGGGACCCGCCGACGGGGATCGGCCATCCGACGGTGTGCGCGAGGAGGTTCAGCACCAGACCGGCTCCCGCGCCGGTCAGTGAGGGAAGCGTTCCCACGGGGTGGGCCATGACGCCGGTGACGAGGGCACGGGCCTCGTCGGTGCTGAAACGGCGGTTCCAGGCCGGCAGCCCCTGGTCGAGCACGGCGAGACCGAAACGCAGCGCCGCCTCCGGCTTCTTCGGGATGCGCAGCACGGAGTTCAGCGTGAACGCGAGGATGCCCTGCTCACGTTCGGTGAGCGGCTGCAGGAGGCGGCGATAGGCGTCGCCGTCGACGCCGAGACCCGCTACCGTGCGCTCCAGGCTGCGGTAGGCGACCCCTGCCCGCCCGCCGTCCAGCGGATGCGCGAAGGACACCTCGGGAACGGCGAATCCGATGCGCCGGCTCAGCTCGAACTCCCGGAAGAACGGTGAGGCCAGGGCCATCGGGTGGACCGCCGAGCAGAAGTCGTGGAGATGCTCCTCGTCCATGAGCCGGAGGGACCGCGACCCTCCCCCGATCGTCGGCGCGGACTCGTGGAGCCTCACCGACAGCCCGGCGCGCGCCATGACGACGGCGGCCGCCAGTCCGTTGGGGCCTGCTCCGACGACCACGACATCTGGCATGGGGCTTCCTTTCCTACCCTCCGGGGCTGCTCCCCGCAGGCGCTGCTAGCTGTGCCGGGAGGCGCCGACCGCTCCGCGCCCGCGTCCGACGCGTCGCGCCAGGCCCGTCGCGCGCCGGGCTGCCGCCCTGGCCGCCGCCGGAGCCTTGCGCCGTGCGGCGAGGATCGAGGCCACGGCCGTGTAGCGCACGGGATCCAGGGGGATGTCGTAGGTGGTGGGGACCACCACGACGTTCTTCGAGAAGTTGCGCTTGAAGGTGGTGACGTTCGCGAGACCGGGGTAGTTCTCGCTGGCGATCCCGGTGAGTCCGCACGCCGTGTTCCCGGCTGCCTTCAGCACGCGGAACGCTTCCCAGAGCAGGAGGTACGGGGCGAAGGTGGACCGGGCCTCCAGGGTGCTCCCGGCGAAGTAGTAGACGGAGTAGCCGCGGTACTCCGTGGTGATCAGCCAGCTGAGCGCCGTCCCGTCCCGGTAGGCGACGAGGAGGCGCAGGTGATCGCCCAGCACGGTCAGCAGCGTCTCGTAGTAGGACGAATCGAAGGCCTGGAAGCCGTCCCGTGCCGCGGTCTCCTGCATGATCGGGAACAGCTGGGTGGCGAACACCTCCTTCCATTCCTCACGAGGGATGTGCTTCACCTCCACACCGTTGCGCTGCGCCCGACGGATGCTGTTGCGTGCATTCGGGCGGAAGCTCCTGAGCAGCTCCGCTTCTCCCGGTGTCAGGTCCACCACGATCTCCCGCTCGTACCACCCGTGCTCGATGGGCCCCGTCGCGGGCGCCTGTGGGGTGGCGACCTGCATCCGGACGTACAGCGGGTCGACGGCGGGGTGCTCGCGGAACTGCTCGCGCACGGTGTCCATCAGCAGGCGTTCCGCTGCGGGAGTGCGCTCCGCGAACCACACCGGTCCGTTGATGACCACGACGGATTCCCTGAACCTGCGGGTCACGTGGACGAAGCTCGCGGTGGCGACCAGGGTCCCGGCGGCGTCCCGGTAGGCCCAGATCCCCAGGGGCGTCCGTCCGAGGGCCCGTTCGAACCCGATCCACGCGGGAGTCTGCTCGATGGGGATCACCACGTCGGGGCGGGCGGCGGCCAACTCCTCGAAGCCGGACGGGTCGAGGGGCGTGTAGGTCAGGGGTGCTGCGCTCACTGGTGTTCTTCCGCTGGTCGGTGCCGGTCATGAGGGTGGTCCGTCGCGGCAGGGCTCGGGACGTGGCCCGGCGCTTCGACGGCTCCGGGAGGCGGAC
This genomic interval from Arthrobacter agilis contains the following:
- the efeO gene encoding iron uptake system protein EfeO, which translates into the protein MTTARLSKSAAVAAASGILFLTACTPNASAETAEGAPGTLSVTSTADECAVSAATAQSGPLTFSITNSGDQVTEFYLLAEDGLRIVSEVENIGPGISRDLVVNAKPGSYYTVCKPGMVGDGVGRAEFTVADSGAQVEATGDEQAQIDAAVANYKAYVKDQVDQLLTGTEDFAAAYVAGDDDEARRLYPTTRMHFERVEPVAESFGDLDPKLDNREADLAEGEEWTGWHRIEKDLWPPADAAYTPLTPAERSAVAAQLVEDTTTLHASIQDIELPLDQLANGAIALLDEVANGKVTGEEEIWSGTDLWDFQGNVEGARVLVDGLEDLLEAKDPELAATLDADFAALSAELDRHRTSAADAAQRDIAYVSYGDLTQEDVKALSDRVNALSEPLSRITAALLG
- the efeU gene encoding iron uptake transporter permease EfeU, with protein sequence MFANYLIGLREGLEAALVVVILVAYLVKIGRKDLLPGIWCGVSLAAALSLGFGALLTYGTHGLTFEAQEAIGGSLSIIAVGLVTWMVFWMARTAKNLRGELHGQVDRHLAAGGKGLVVVAFLAVGREGLETALFIWSAVQATGQTTQPILGAALGLTSAVVLGWMFYRGMLRINLSMFFTWTGGMLIIVAAGVLSYGIHDLQEAGILPGLGNLMFDVSAAVPPSSWYGTLLKGTVNFSPATTWLEGIAWLAYTIPTMTLFIRQSTRRRPAPASVQPRIPQGVQ
- a CDS encoding phytoene desaturase family protein; translated protein: MPDVVVVGAGPNGLAAAVVMARAGLSVRLHESAPTIGGGSRSLRLMDEEHLHDFCSAVHPMALASPFFREFELSRRIGFAVPEVSFAHPLDGGRAGVAYRSLERTVAGLGVDGDAYRRLLQPLTEREQGILAFTLNSVLRIPKKPEAALRFGLAVLDQGLPAWNRRFSTDEARALVTGVMAHPVGTLPSLTGAGAGLVLNLLAHTVGWPIPVGGSQSIADALALDLRQHGGEIVTDSRIGTLAEVSDARAVLLDVAPKTFQAMSRGRLPAAYAAALSAFTYGNAACKVDFILSGPVPWTHPELRRAGTAHLGGTREEIAAGEKQVRQGRHPDSPYVLLSQPSSFDPTRGPEGSHTLWTYCHVPRGSTRDMAEAVTAQIERFAPGFRDVVVRSHTTTASALEDYNANYVGGDFSSGAVNLRQIIARPVPSVQPWATPVKGVYLCSQSTPPGPGVHGMAGLNAARLALKREFGLPVPALGLQTRP
- the efeB gene encoding iron uptake transporter deferrochelatase/peroxidase subunit, whose protein sequence is MARTFRISRRRALTLAGASAAAGVGAGVAAGRAAPEATAVAPDPAALTYPFHGEHQAGITTPAQDRLHFAVFDVDDISRTELIGLLQDWTTAAARMSQGSSAGEFAPDAGPYEAPPEDTGEAMDLGPTGLTITFGFGPTLFTTADGDDRFGLAARRPRALVDLPKFSGDMLDERISGGDLCIQACADDPQVAVHAIRNLSRIAFGRASLRYSQLGFGRTSSTSTAQVTPRNLFGFKDGTANLKAEDPEGVDGHVWVGEGDDQAWMAGGSYLVSRKIRMNIEPWDRTRLSEQERSIGRTKGQGAPLSGGDEFTAPDFAMPGSGGQPIIAEHSHMRLAHPDTNGGARMLRRGYNFVDGNDDLGRLDAGLFFICFQRDPERAFIPVQTRLAGSDLLNEYIRHVGSAIFAVPGGTSEGGYVGSLLFES
- a CDS encoding lipid II:glycine glycyltransferase FemX gives rise to the protein MSAAPLTYTPLDPSGFEELAAARPDVVIPIEQTPAWIGFERALGRTPLGIWAYRDAAGTLVATASFVHVTRRFRESVVVINGPVWFAERTPAAERLLMDTVREQFREHPAVDPLYVRMQVATPQAPATGPIEHGWYEREIVVDLTPGEAELLRSFRPNARNSIRRAQRNGVEVKHIPREEWKEVFATQLFPIMQETAARDGFQAFDSSYYETLLTVLGDHLRLLVAYRDGTALSWLITTEYRGYSVYYFAGSTLEARSTFAPYLLLWEAFRVLKAAGNTACGLTGIASENYPGLANVTTFKRNFSKNVVVVPTTYDIPLDPVRYTAVASILAARRKAPAAARAAARRATGLARRVGRGRGAVGASRHS